The Rhinoraja longicauda isolate Sanriku21f chromosome 15, sRhiLon1.1, whole genome shotgun sequence genome includes the window CTGAAGGTTCATTGATCTGAAATGCGAACGTTGTCTCTCATTGCACCTTGCTCCCGGTTTGCTAATTATGTCCAACATTTTtccttgtttcagatttccagagtaACTTCAGTTACTTGGTTTCACATTTCCGAGTTTgtttataaggaactgcagatgctgaagaggggtcccgacccgaaacatcacctattcaagttctccagagaagctgcctgacccactgagttactccagcattttgtgtctatctttgaccatGTTATTTAGTCTGACATGTGGTCATCCTTTCATTCACAGAGCCTTCCACATTGCCATCAACTGACACTTGCAATTTATAGTGATACagccccttcggcacaacttgcccacaccgaccaagaaacttacaaaattcttaaggggttggacaggctagatgcaggaagattgttcccgatgttggggaagtccagaacaaggggtcacagtttaaggataagggggaagtcttttaggaccgagatgagaaagtttttttcacacagagtggtgaatctgtggaattctctgccacagaaggtagttgaggccagttcattggctatatttaagagggagttacatgtggcccttgtggctaaagggatcagggggtatggagagaaggcaggtacgggatactgagttggatgatcagccatgatcatattgaatggaggtgcaggctcgaagggccgaatggcctactcctgcacctattttctgtttctatgtttctaacatgtcccatctacactagtcccacctgcctgcgatttcatgtacctgtcaaaatatttCATAAACGTCGTgaaagtgcctgcctcaactacttcctttggcagcacatttcatacactcaccaccctttgtgtaaaaaagttaccccttgggttcctattaaatctaccccctctcaccttaaacctatgtcctctaggtctcaattcccctactctgggcaagagtgtgcatttacccaatctattcctctcatgaccttgtaCACCTCTTCCAgaccaccccctcatcctccaacgctccaaggaacagagtccaaacctgctctacctctctctatagctcaggccctcgtgtcttggcaacgtcctcataaatcttctctgaccctttccagcttaacagcatcctTCCAATAACATGGcacccaaaattgaacacaatgccCTAAATGGGGCCTCTTTTAATTTTATACATTAGAGACCGTTACTTGGTTTGTTAGGATGTGCTAAAAggatcttgaaaaaaattatgtaTAACAATCTCTAATCCAGAACATGCACTACTCAGCAAAATATTTCTTACGTGCTCGTCAATCCAAAGGCTAAATCCAACATGTCCAATTCTTCGTCTGTTATCGTATCCAAAGTCTGAAAAGTCTCCTTGTCAAAGATTATATGGCACGTAGAACACGCCAGAGTACCTTCACATGCACCTGCGGCAATAACACACAGTTAGAAACTCCTTTGCTCTCTTGCTGATAACCCACCATTCATTCACAGGAGCACCATTATTTATTAACTTATTTCTtattatttaggactgagatgaggaaaaaccttttcacgcagaaagttgtgaatccatggaattctctgccacagaaggcagtggaggccaattcactggatgtattcaagagagagttagatttagctcttagggcgaatggaatcaagggttatggggagaaagcaggaacagggtactgattttggatgatcaggcatgattatattggatggcggtggtggcttgaagggccgaatggcctactcctgcacctattttctatgtttctatgtttctattcataaGGTGTCTCACCACTGAATGGTCTCATCGTGCTAGTTGCATTTATGATATTGTTTCTCAGGTTAGAATTGCTATTTGAATCTTATTTGTATATCTGTTGACTAACTCCTACAGATACTAGGATTATTGCCAAACCAACTTCCTCATTAAGGCTAACTACAGATTGACCAGGAGTGGACGGTACACCTCTGCTCTGTTGGAAGTGGGAGAGTTCAGCAAAGGTATTCATGCAAGGAGTGATTCGTGGCTGAAACTGTCCCCCAGGATGAGCAGCAAGTTTatccaagagtctgaagaagggtctcgacccaaaacgttacccattgagtctgaagaagggtctcgacctgaaacgtcacccattccttctctccagagatgcctcctgccctgctgagttattccagcattttgtgtttatcttcactcAAATGACAGTTATGGTCTGCTCTGTgatagcacaaggaactgcagatgctggaatcttgagcagaaaacaaaatgccggagaaactcagcaggtcaggcagcatctgtggaaggaatacaCTGTGGTAGGATGCTTCATGTACCTGCTTCAAAAAAAAGATGGCTTGTCACTAAGGCAAGGTCCTGAAGGATTGGATTCAACAAAAAATActcagtttgaaaacaagaaaagAGAATATGGCATAAACCAGTTATTTGAAAACTAATTAAACATAAAATTTCTCCCAATTGTGGCATGGGATATGAATACAAGTCCTCTGCAAACTGGCATTCTGCATTTGAGTCACTCACCAAATCCATCAATGTTTAAATTGTGGTGTGTCACAACATCAAGCAGACTGTCACCCTCCTTTGCCACTGCGGTTAGCTTCTCATTATATCGAGTGATGAAGTGGACTATCAATTTATCATCTGACCTGTTGGAACATGAGGCAAGAAAGTCAATAAATCTCTGGTTTAGCCAAAACTAAATGTTCTACTTATCAATCATGTTAAAGTGGTAAGTAAAGGGAATATGACAAAGTATGGAATAAGAAACACTAATTTTCTTCATGAGTCAGCACACGAGgatggcacggtgatgcagcagtagggttgctgccttacagcgccagagacccgggttcgatcccgactacgggtgcttgtctgtacagagatcgtacattctgcctgtgcccgtgtgggttttctgtgggagctccggtttccatccacactccaaagacgtacaggtttttaggttaattgactttggtatcattgataatcgtccctagtgtgtagcatcgtctactgtacggggtgatcactggccggcacggacttggtgggccgaagggccagtttccatgctgtacctccaaactaaagtaaactaaagtaaggaGTCAGGTTCTTCCCAACATGGCCAAGAAATTTGTCTTTGGTCTGCAGTGTGAAATATACAAGAGAGCATGAGCTACTGATTCTCATCTCCACATATTCAATTCTATCGAAGTTAATGCAGAGCATTAATTGCCATGTCTCAGCTGGTTTAAATGTTGGGCCTCAAACTTCATCAACAGCAAGTAAACAAGGTGATAGGAAAACTACGATTGTTCTTAGGTTATAGACGATCTGGTCAGAACAGTGGCGCTCAATGAGAGAAGACGTTAAAAAGCGGGGATGAGCAATTGTGGGGCGATAAGACCAAGGTTTGTAATGTGGTAGAGGAGTGGTGAGATGAACCTGGCAGAGATATGGTGTGCTGAGCCTTCTGCTGCCGCACAAGCATCTCAGGAGCCTTATTTTTAACCGATATACCTCCACATCAACATTTGCTTCATGTATTTGGACCCCAGATCCATATGCTccagaacagcctcttcccacaAAAATCTTAAATAAGCGCCATTTCATGAACTGCACAGTATAattatacctttttttaaattggtaAACATCTGTACAATGCTGGATTTAAACAGTGATTGTACTCGCCACCCCATGCCAAGTACCATCTTTCTTTCTGCCTACCAAAAACAGAAAAATGTGGCTTCTGATTAAAGAATCCAAGTTCTGAACCATCAAAGACCACAAAGATACTTATGGGGTGCACATTTTGTTAACGAGTTCCTAGCGTCTCGTGCATTGAACCATTGCTGATCAAGGTTGGCCAACAGATTTTCATTTGGAATTGTGTAGGGAGGCTTCTCACAGCCCGACACTCAGATAAATTTTGTGTTCAGATTGGTTTGTTTGAAGGCAGCTTAGTGTCTAAGCAACAATCATTTGTGCAAGTGGGGCAGGGAGACAAAGGTTCATTGCAGGTCCATGCGTGGGTTCTTCTAACAGGGTAGATCCCATACACTATTTTGCAGAAATCAAAGTGAATTATATTCAGTGTTCTGCCAAATAATGATCCCTATCTCCAAACCTGTTGATCATGACCATAttactgtttttttttgttgtgatacagcgtgggaataggcccttcagcccactgtgtccatgccgaccagtaaaCACCCGTacgctaattctatgttatcccatcctACTCAAAGGCCAGTTCATCTACAAACCAGCAAGTCTTCCACGTGAGAGGAATTGGGAaacataagtttagtttagtttagagatacagcgttgaaacaggcccttcggcccaccgagtccactccgacgaATGGTCGcccatgcactagttccatcctacgcatttgggacaattcacaaaagacaattaacctacaaaccaacacgtctttggaatgtggtaggagaccagagcacctggagaaaacccacgcagtcacggggagaacgtacaaactccgtgcaggaccTGTTGTCAGgaatgaactcgggtctctgggtgctgtgaggcagcagctctaccgctgtgtcaccatgctGTCCTTTAATCTCCCAATAGCTGGAGATAACTATGCTTCCCTGcttgcaagaacaggaaagcagactattacctgaatggtggccgattaggagaaggggagatgcaacgagacctgggtgtcgtggtacaccagtcattgaaagtaggcatgcaggtgcagcaggcagtgaagaaagcgaatggtatgttggcattcatagcgaggggatttgagtataggagcagggaggttctgctgcagttgcacagggccttggtgagaccgcacctggagtattgcgtacagttttggtctcctaatctgaggaaagacattcttgccatagagggagtacagagaagattcaccagattgattcctgggatggcaggactttcatatgaagaaagattggatagactcggcttgtactcgctggaatttagaagattgaggggggatcttgtagaaacttacaaaattcttaaggggttggacaggctagatgcaggaaaattgttcccgatgttggggaagtccagaacaaggggtcacagtttaaggataagggggaagtcttttaggaccgagatgagaaagttttttttcacacagagagtggtgaatctgtggaattctctgccacagaaggtagttgaggccagttcattggctatatttaagagggagttagatgtggcccttgtggctaaagggatcagggggtatggagagaaggcaggtacaggatactgagttggatgatcagccatgatcatattgaatggaggtgcaggctcgaagggccgaatggcctactcctgcacctattttttatgtttctatgtttctaacatgtcccatctacactagtcccacctgcctgcgatttcatgtacctgtcaaaatatttCATAAACGTCGTgaaagtgcctgcctcaactacttcctttggcagcacatttcatacactcaccaccctttgtgtaaaaaagttaccccttgggttcctattaaatctaccccctctcaccttaaacctatgtcctctaggtcTCATActgaggatactgagttggatgatcagccatgatcatattgaatggcggtgcaggctcgaagggccgaatggcctattcctgcacctattttctatgtttctgtttctatgtttctatataaactAGATGTTACATTACTGCACTTCAAAAACTACACTATTGCCTGTAAACAGCTTTAGAATGATCTGAAGCTGTAGAATACATTATATTTAGATGTATTTTTTGAGTTCAGAGATGAAACAGGAGACCTTCATCTTAATGTATATTATATGCTGGAAATATTAAGCTCCCTCCCATAATCTTCTTTGACTTCACTAAATCATGGTTTTGGCTTTATTACCAAACAGATTTAGTGACCAATAAATTACCATCTGACTAGAAGTCATGGCCCATTGTAGATTTATAGTGGTGTCAGGCCTAAATATCCATCCTTGGAACATAGGATAAATAACAGATACATTTCTACTGCTCTCAAGGGAAATGTTATCCTTTACTTTGGGTCAATGGGCCTCCTGCCCTCACCACTAACTGAAGACATATCTGCTTTTAACAGATTTGCCGAGGCCAGCTATCTGTCTTAAACAGCTTCAATCCACCATGAGAAGTCTCTGTGTATTTTCTGGAAACGAACTTCATTTTAAAACTAATTACGTAGAAAAAGAAGGCAATGCAAATGATTATTTTTGTGTTTAAACTTTGAATGTAAACCAGTCATCTGGCACAAGCTGGGGGAATTTATCCTTGAAATCTTAGTAAAACTAAGTATAACGATCAGGAGTTTGCAGATGAACATAAATGTTGGCCACTGCACAACAGTAGAAAACAAGGGCAGATAGATATGAAACAGCAAGGCTAACAATGAAGGTGAACAGTATCGTCAGAATAAGGACAACGTCTAGCTATCTATCAGTTTGTATCCTGATAAGTTTGATACCAAAACCATGAACCATTGCCTTGAAAGCAGTATTCATTATCTGCAAGGCTGCCTGTAAAATTTATTGGTGATTCATACCAAAGGCAGGCAGTGAAAATTGATATCATTATTATGCCTTTAGTGTGGAAATCCATGTAAGCTTGATAAAAAATAGTTTGAGACATAAATACCCAGTTCAAAATGATTTACATTGCTGCGAGATTTTCTTTTACTGGTTCAGTTTTCTCCGTGTTGAAATAATTTCAATGGGTAACAGACACAGGGAGctccatgtcatagagtcattgtcagagagtcatacagcatggaagcaggcccttcggcccaacttgcccacattgaccgacatgcggtggcgcagcggtagagttgctgccttacagcgaatgcaccgccggagactcaggttcaatcctgactatgggttctgaaccatacagagtttgtacgttctccccgtgacctgcgtgggttttctccgaaatcttcggtttcctcccacactccaaagacgtacaggtttgtaggttaattggctgggcaaatgtgaaaattgtccctagtgggtgaaggatagtattaatgtgcggggatcgctgggcggcgcggacccggtgggccgaagggcctgtttctgcactgtatctcaaaaaaaaaaaaaaacccatctatactgctcccacctgcctgcttttaccctatacctctaaacctatccttgtacttgtctaaatgtttcttacatgttgcaatagtacctgcctcaactacctcctctggcagctcgttccatactacAAAATGGCAGCTGTTCAAGCGTGAATCCAGAAAATACATGCTGACTCTCGAACTGAGAGATTGATTTAGTTTAATTCTCGTGGCCAACAGAGTGACTGAGAGGTCAAAATAACTATCTTATTCTTCCAGTAATTTATATGAACATTAAAAATCTCCTGGTATTGTTTGCAGAAGCAAAGAATGTAATTCACaattgccaattagcctacaagcctgcagacgtttgggatgtggaaggaaaatggAGGGACTcgaagaatatgcaaactccacacagagagcaccaaaGGTGAGAACACACCTGGGGCCTTGGAGCTGTGAGGATAGAGCACTACCTGCTAAGCTACTGTGTCACCCACAGATCGAGAGAGATGATTTGATAGAAATCAAAATCAGGGGCCTAGAGATTGATTCAATCGCTCCAGCAGTTCTAGcacagactggatgggctgaatggctctcGAGTTCTGACTGAACATCAACAGTAAATTAAATCCACAATTtcccatttaaaatatattgtggGAGATAAAATTCTGACCGATTGTTGTTTGCTCCAAAAACTAAGTATTCTACATTCATGGACgataaagagtcaagagtgttttattctcataTTGCCAAAATGAACAAGGAAATACCCAAGATGGCACCgaagccaggcgactctctgaATGCTGGTCCCTGAAGTGGATCTGCTATCAGTTATCACAATTGCTCCACTCTATTaaatttcaatggttcaaagggtattttattgtcacgtgtaccgattaaggtacagtgatactcaatttaccaaacagccatactaaaaaaagcaacaaagcacacaaaagttaacataaacatccaccacagcagattccccacgttcctcacagtgatggaaggcaataaagtctattccttttcactctttattctcccgcggacggggcagtcgaaccattcgcagtcggggtgatcgaagcccccgtgtcgaggcgatcgaagctcACGCGATCAGgatggtcgaagctcctgcggttggagctcccgaagtcaatagacaatagacaataggtgcaggagtaggccattcggcccttcgagccagcaccaccattcaatgtgatcatggctgatcattctcaatcagtaccccgatcctgccttctccccaagtcGGTGCCTAATCAGTGACTGCGAACTCCACAATGTTaattccgcaggctcccgcggttggagctccgaggtcgatccccagcatggaccgccaactccacgatgttaagtcctgcaggctcccgcggttggagctcccaaagtcagcagcaggcagtgaagaaagccaatggaatgttggccttcataacaaggggagttgagtataggagcaaagaggtctttctgcagttgtacagggccctagtgagaccgtacttggagtactgtgtgcagttttggtctccaaatttgagaaggatattcttgctattgagggcgtgcagcgtaggtttactagaatcagcctggtccatcatggataCCACCAAAAGCATCCACAAGAGGCGCTGCTTCAAGAATGTAACATCTATCATCAAAGGTCCTCACCATCCGGCCCATGCCCTCTTTGCACTGCAGCCTTTGGGTTGGAGGTTTACAAGCCTGTAGTCCCACTCCACTGGCTTTAggaacagctattttcctacaatagATCCTTCCCAATCTTGAACtgccctgcacaaccctaatcctacctcagcaacagaacactgcTCTCCAGAACAGAACTACTGCACTATACTGTCTTGCACTGCagtgacttgttttctaattgtgttttgcactaatgtcttgattttgtagaCTTCTTTATTTTCACTgccttgtataatttatgtacaatttatgtttCGGCTGAGTCTATGTTTGATAGTTTTACAGATACGCAAGGAAACAGactcgttctatgttaccccactgttGCATTCACTccgtacacacttggggcaatttccagaggccaattaacctccagacctgcacgtctttgggatgtgggaggaaaccggagcacctgtaggaaagttttataagtgaacaagttgtgtctcgactaaatctaactataataccttcaaatagagaaatctcgcggtaaaaaccacgcggtcacaggaagaacgtggaaACTCTGCACAGAAAGCGCCTGagatctggatcgaacctgggactgtggcactgtaaggcagcaactctaccttgccactgtgccatccactatgagcctgtgatgctgttgcaaacAAGTCTTTAATTGTACCTGTAACTCTGCAGACAATAAACTCAATTCAATATAACAAAGAATTGAAGCGGGAGTAGCTTATTCAGCCTTTTGGACCTGATCCACCAAGTAACACACTCAAGGCTGATTGAAACATTATAAACTTgttcctgcctttccccatatTTCTTGATCCTTTTGACATTGAATAAAGGCCGTCAATTAATCTATTATTGTCAGGGCcacttcctttaatattttgctgtGCAAATTATCACATTCAGGGGAATTTGTTCCCTTTTAGCCCTGGTGTTTTGCCTGCCAGTGTTTTTATTAAATGAATACTACTTTCTTTCAGTTTCAGTGTTCAGTGATGTTTTAATAGTTTAAAGATGAAGATTGGTGTAGAGCCAAACAAGTTTGGAATGGCAGTCGAGTGTTTTAGGCATTGATATTTGCAGGCAAATCCATCAATGCAGATCTCACAAATATCAGATACTGTGCATTGGAAG containing:
- the fdx1b gene encoding ferredoxin 1b isoform X2, translated to MPNPLSLSYYVSLFALQTSHGGKDPQSNRPEQQQQTLSDVSRSDDKLIVHFITRYNEKLTAVAKEGDSLLDVVTHHNLNIDGFGACEGTLACSTCHIIFDKETFQTLDTITDEELDMLDLAFGLTSTSRLGCQICLKKSLDGITVKIPKDVSDVRKAADAKEQL